Genomic segment of Vitis riparia cultivar Riparia Gloire de Montpellier isolate 1030 chromosome 19, EGFV_Vit.rip_1.0, whole genome shotgun sequence:
TTGGAGTTGAGATTTATTAGAAAAGAAAGTTAGAAATTGGAGGATCATTTAAAGAATAGGATTTagaaagctatttttaaaaccaGGAGGAAAGTGGCACGTGgtcaaaggtggccatgcaaaaggTGACTATGTAGTGGTGCATAAGTGGGAGAGGTGATGAGGAATAACCACGCGGGGGTGAAACCTAGAATGCAACTGTGCTTGCTCTGTCAACAGCGAATCTTCAGTGGAAAAAAACAGCTCATTTTCAGTGGAAGGAATATCATGCGGACTTCAGGTGACCTGGGGGTTCTTTTACATTGGGAGCAGCTTCAACCTCCTCTGCTATGTAGTCCATGCAGGCTGGTATAAGATTAGAACCACGCTCTAAATGTGCAGCATATTGAGCATTCATTTTGGCATTTGCAAATGAGAGAAGGCCAGATTCGGACAATGTTAACACTTGATTAAAGAGAGTCTTCTCAACACAAACTACGGAACCCAACTTCTCTGCCCTGAAATGCTCAATGTTTGCAATCGGCAAACAATCCAATGTCTTTGTAATGAACTCAATTTCATCACGTTCCACATCCTTTATCGCCAAAATCTTTGCTCAACAACAGATCCGTCTCTGCATCTCTCTATGTACTCTTCTGAATCAACAGAACATTACAGTCAGTACCTTTAATCTTCTTAACCATACCCGGAATATAATTTCCCTCTTCTTTCAATGTCTGATCCATTTGGGTATAATCAGAAACTACACTACTCTGCTCAACATCAGTCTTTGGAGTCAAAACCTGGGACTGAATCACTGCAAACTTAGCGCTCTCCATTCAGCAAAATCTCTCCTTTGTCATTATACAGAACATGCAGTGGGGTCGGCTATGGGGTTCATTCACATTGTTTGATCCTACTACCCTTCCATTGCCTCTAGTCTACAGAACATCTCAAACCTCCTGAATATTCTCAACTTTAGCTTCCATGATCCCTGGTACCTGATGAACCCCT
This window contains:
- the LOC117908171 gene encoding T-complex protein 1 subunit delta-like; its protein translation is MESAKFAVIQSQVLTPKTDVEQSSVVSDYTQMDQTLKEEGNYIPGMVKKIKGTDCNDVERDEIEFITKTLDCLPIANIEHFRAEKLGSVVCVEKTLFNQVLTLSESGLLSFANAKMNAQYAAHLERGSNLIPACMDYIAEEVEAAPNVKEPPGHLKSA